AATCTTCAATCGGAGCTGATGACTGAATAATAAATGCGGCATCTTCGGGGACCAAATAAATCTGCTGGATATTGCGATCGGGCGAAATAAACAGGTAAACGATGGAATATACAACATATACCACCAAAGCTAATCCTGCCGCAACTAAAATTCTCTTTACTATTTTCTGAATATTCTTTTTCTTACCGGACTCAGCATATTGTTCCTGCTGCCCATTGTGTAATTCATCCATCATGTTCCGTTATTGAGTTGAGCGGCAAAATTACTAAAAAAATGAAATTAATTAATTAGTTCTGATTCATTTAGCAAAATTATCCCGCAAAAGAGATTTTATAAAAGACAAAATAGTCCATATCAGTTTCTCCCTATTTTTATAAAATCTATTCTGAATAAATGATAATCTATTGACTGGTATGGCAAATAAATACTAACTTTACGGCATGAAAAAAAAATTCCAACTCGAAGTTCCGAAAGGAGCCGACAAGATTTTACTTCATACCTGTTGCGCTCCCTGTTCGTCAGCTATCATCGAATGTCTGATGCAACATAATATTACACCTGTGATTTATTATTGCAATCCTAACATCTATCCACTGGAAGAGTATAACATAAGAAAGGATGAATGTACACGCTATGCACAATCTTTAGGACTAGAAATCATAGATGCCGATTACAACCATGAAGTCTGGCGATGCCAAATGACAGGAATGGAGCAGGAACCAGAAAGAGGTGGACGTTGTCTGCGCTGTTTCAAAGTCCGTCTACTGGAGACTGCCCGCTATGCACACGAACATGGATTTTCCGTCATTACAACCACACTTGCTTCCAGTCGCTGGAAAAGTTTGGAACAGATAAATGAAGCCGGACAATATGCCACAGCAAACTATCCCGATGTCATATACTGGGAACAGAATTGGCGCAAAGGTGGACTTAGTGAACGCCGCATTGCCATCATTAAAGAATACAATTTCTACAACCAGCAATATTGTGGTTGCGAATTCAGTATGAGAAAAGAAGAATAAATCAAACATACCATTATCACCAGTAAATCAATGAATCGAAGTAAAAAAGGTAAAAAAAGGAAATTATTCAAGAAGAAATCACGCTTTAATTATAAATTAGGATGTATAATCGCTCTCATTGCCCTTATCCCTATTATATATGGTGTCCATTTATATTGCCAACAAATCAGGAGTTCTCAAAAAGACGAACCACAAACAAGTACATCACTTCAGGTTCTATCCAGCAAAGAACTGGCAATCCCTATATCGCTGACTCCCCAACAAGAGCAAATAATCCGCCACACCGGATATACCGTTTCCTATAATAAGGAGTTGAAACTTCCAAATTGGGTTTCTTATGAATTGACCCGAGAGGAAACAAAAGGAAAAGAAAAAAGAAACAACCGCTTTATAGCTGACCCGTTAGTAAAAGGAACAATTGCAACTAATGCAGATTATACACGTTCAGGATATGACAAAGGGCATATGGCACCGGCTGCGGATATGAAATGGAGTCCGCAAGCCATGAAAGAATCGTTCTATTTCAGCAATATGTGTCCACAACACCCACAACTGAACAGAAGAGGCTGGAAAAATCTAGAAGAGAAAATCCGGGATTGGGCGATAGCAGACAGCGCTATTATCATTATCTGCGGTCCCATTATAACCAAGCAGCCAAAAACAATCGGGAAAAATAAAGTTGCAGTACCCCAACAGTATTTCAAAGTAGTCCTCTCTCCTTTCGTCAAACCTATGCAGGCTATCGGCTTCCTGTTCAATAACAGACAAGCTTTGGAGCCTCTCTCTACATACGCAGTAACAGTAGATAGCATTGAACGGCTTACCAATATGGATTTCTTCGCATCTCTGCCTGACGAAATAGAAAACAAAATTGAAGCAGAAGAGAATTACTTCCAATGGCCCAATTAACTAATATCCAACCTAACTAAAATTAAACAGAAAGAAACCGTCTCTATCCAAATTCTTTTTATCTTTGACGAACTTTTTAAACAGCTAAAAAGATGAACAAAAAAAAAAGAAACATTTTATTATCAATTCTGATTGGAACATTCCTTCTTTGTGCCATCGCCGGAGGAACCGTTTATTATTATCTGTTTGCTCCTCAATTCCATCCATCTAAAACCGTTTACATCTATGTAGACCGAGACGATACCGCCGATTCCATATATAACAAAATAAAGAAGTTCGGACATGTCAATAAATTATCGGGATTTCACTGGATGGCTAAATATAAAGATTTCAAACAGAATATTCATACTGGACGCTATGCTATTCGCCCGAATGATAATGTCTACCACGTATATAGCCGCTTTTCCAGAGGATACCAGGAACCAGTCAACCTCACTATTGGAAGCGTCCGGACACTAGACCGCCTGGCACGAAGTGTTGGAAAACAGCTCATGATAGACTCCGCCGAAATTGCCAGCCAACTGTTTGATTCTTCTTTTCAGAGTAGAATGGGATACACAGAAACAACTCTTCCAAGCCTTTTCATACCGGAGACTTACCAAGTGTATTGGGATATGAGCACAGAAGATTTCTTCAAACGCATGCAGAGAGAACACGAACGTTTCTGGAACAATGAACGTCTCGCACAAGCCACCGCCATCGGAATGACACCAGAAGAAGTTAGTACACTGGCTTCCATTGTTGAAGAAGAAACCAACAACAATGAAGAAAAACCAATGGTAGCCGGACTATATATCAATCGTTTACAGAAGGATATGCCTTTGCAGGCAGACCCCACCGTAAAATTTGCCCTGCAAGATTTTGGTTTACGCCGTATCACCAATGAACATCTGAAAATTAATTCACCCTACAATACCTATATCAATACCGGACTACCGCCCGGTCCTATCCGCATTCCCTCAAAAAAAGGAATAGACAGTGTATTGAACTATACAAAACATAACTATATTTATATGTGTGCCAAAGAAGATTTCTCAGGAACCCATAATTTTGCTTCCAATTATGCCGATCATATGGCAAATGCAAGAAAATACTGGAAAGCACTGAATGAAAGAAAGATTTTCAAGTAAATTTGTGATAAAACGGACTGAAAATCCTATCTTTGCCCGATAGATTAACAAACTGTGATCAACACTAAATAAAAGAAATAAATATGAGCAAGCAACTCTTACTTGGCGATGAAGCCATTGCACAAGCTGCACTGGATGCCGGACTTTCAGGTGTTTATGCCTATCCTGGTACTCCTTCAACTGAGATTACGGAATATATTCAAATGGCCCCTATAACGACCGAACAGAATATACACAACCGTTGGTGTTCCAATGAAAAAACAGCAATGGAAGCTGCATTAGGTATGTCTTTCGTAGGCAAACGGGCATTAGTTTGTATGAAACACGTAGGTATGAACGTAGCTGCCGACTGTTTCGTCAATTCTGCCATCACCGGCGTGAAAGGCGGATTAATCGTGATAGCAGCAGATGACCCCAGCATGCACTCTTCTCAGAATGAGCAAGACAGCCGTTTTTACGGAGATTTTTCATTGATACCAATGTACGAGCCCAGTAACCAGCAAGAGGCGTATGACATGGTATATAATGGTTTCGAATTTTCTGAAAAACTAGGTGAACCTATTTTAATGCGTATGGTCACCCGCCTTGCCCACTCCCGTTCCGGAGTAGAGCGTAAAGAGCAAAAGCCACAGAACGGCATATCTTTCAGCGAAGATCCGCGCCAGTTCATCCTGTTGCCGGGAAATGCCCGTAAACGTTACAAAATATTGCTCTCCTGTCAGGACGAGTTTATCAAAGCTTCCGAAGAATCACCTTACAACCAATATACGGATGGTCCTAACAAAAAATTAGGAATCATCGCTTGCGGTATCGGCTACAACTACCTGATGGAAAACTATCCTGAAGGTTGTGAATACCCGGTACTTAAAATCGGTCAATATCCATTGCCTAAAAAACAACTGTACCAATTAATCGAATCTTGCGACGAAATCCTCGTTCTGGAAGACGGTCAGCCATTCGTAGAAAAGCAATTAAAAGGTTATTTAGGTATTGGCGTTAAAGTAAAAGGACGTTTAGACGGCACACTGTCACAAGACGGAGAGTTAAATCCCGACTCGGTAGCCCGTGCAGTGGGAAAAGAAAACAAATCAGAATTCGGTATCCCCTCTCTAGTAGAAATGCGCCCCCCAGCACTTTGTGAAGGATGCGGACACCGTGATATGTACATCAGGCTGACCGAGGTTCTTAAAGAAGAGTATCCTTCTCATAAAGTATTCAGCGATATTGGTTGTTACACACTTGGCGCAAACGCTCCATTCAACGCTATCAACTCATGTGTAGACATGGGGGCTTCTATCACAATGGCAAAAGGTGCAGCAGATGGCGGTCTTTATCCGGCTGTAGCCGTAATCGGCGACTCTACTTTCACCCATTCAGGAATGACGGGATTACTCGACTGCGTAAATGAAAACGCCAATGTAACCATTATAATTTCCGACAACGAAACTACTGCCATGACAGGTGGACAGGATTCTGCCGGAACCGGACGCATTGAAGCTATCTGCGCAGGTCTTGGAGTAGAGCCCGCCCATATCCGCGTAGTTGTTCCATTGAAGAAAAACTACGAAGAGATGAAGCAAATCATACGCGAAGAGATCGAATATCGTGGTGTATCTGTCATTATCCCACGCAGAGAGTGTATCCAAACATTAGCACGCAAAAAAAGAAGTAAGTAAGCCATGAAAAAAGACATTATATTATCAGGAGTAGGTGGACAAGGAATTTTATCCATCGCTACAGTAATCGGCAAAGCAGCCTTAAAAGAAGGGCTTTATATGAAACAGGCAGAAGTGCACGGAATGAGCCAGCGTGGTGGAGACGTTCAATCCAATCTCCGTATCAGCGACCAGCCGATTGCTTCCGACTTGATTCCTTCCGGCAAATGTGACCTAATCATTTCACTAGAACCCATGGAAGGACTGCGCTATCTCCCCTACCTCAGTTCTGATGGCTGGTTGGTGACTAACGAAACCCCGTTTATCAACATTCCCAATTATCCGGAATCAGACAAAGTTATGGCAGAAATCAATAAATTACCGCATAAGATTGTATTAAACGTAGACAAGGTAGCCAAAGAAGTAGGTTCCGCCCGCGTTGCTAATATCGTTTTACTGGGAGCAACCATCCCATTTCTCGGCATCAATTACGAGAAAGTGCAAGACAGCATTCGTGAAATCTTCCTTCGCAAAGGAGAAGCAATTGTAGAAATGAATCTTAAAGCATTGGCTGCCGGCAAGGAAATTGCAGAAAAACTGATGTAATAACAGGCATTACCATGAATACACAATACTGGGAAGAAGAATTAGAAACCATGAGTCGTGAGAAGTTGCAGGAATTGCAACTTCAACGGCTTAAAAAAACAATCAGCATAGCTGCAAACGCTCCTTACTACAAAGAAGTTTTCAGCATACATGGCATTACCGCAGATAGCATACAATCATTGGATGATATCCGCAAAGTGCCTTTTACAACCAAATCTGATATGCGCGCCCACTACCCTTTCGGGCTAGTGGCAGGCGATATGAGCAATGACGGTGTACGTATCCACTCTTCCAGCGGTACTACCGGAAACCCGACCGTGATCGTTCATTCACAACATGACCTTGACTCTTGGGCCAACTTGGTGGCTCGTTGTCTGTATGCCGTAGGTATTCGCAAGACCGATGTTTTCCAAAACAGCTCAGGATACGGCATGTTTACAGGTGGGTTAGGTTTTCAATACGGCGCTGAGCGCCTTGGTTGTCTGACAGTTCCTGCTGCAGCCGGAAACAGTAAGCGGCAGATCAAGTTTATCAACGACTTTAAGACAACTGCCTTGCACGCCATCCCCAGCTACGCCATCCGCCTTGCTGAAGTTTTTCAGGAAGAAGGACTCGACCCGGCAAAAACAACACTAAAAACATTGGTTATCGGGGCCGAACCTCATACAGACGAGCAACGCCGGAAGATAGAACGAATGTTGGGCGTAAAAGCATACAATAGCTTCGGTATGACAGAGATGAACGGTCCCGGTGTCGCTTTCGAATGTCAGGAACAAAACGGAATGCATTTTTGGGAAGACTGTTATCTGGTAGAAATCATCGATCCTGAAACTGGCGAACCCATGCCTGAGGGAGAAATCGGAGAACTGGTACTCACTACTCTCGACCGCGAGATGATGCCCTTAATCCGCTATCGCACCCGCGATTTAACCCGCATTCTACCCGGAAAATGCCCATGCGGACGTACGCATATCCGCATCGACCGTATTAAAGGTCGCAGTGATGATATGTTTATTATCAAAGGAGTCAACATTTTCCCAATGCAGGTCGAAAAAATCCTGGTACAATTTCCCGAATTAGGCAGCAA
This portion of the Bacteroides acidifaciens genome encodes:
- a CDS encoding indolepyruvate oxidoreductase subunit beta, whose protein sequence is MKKDIILSGVGGQGILSIATVIGKAALKEGLYMKQAEVHGMSQRGGDVQSNLRISDQPIASDLIPSGKCDLIISLEPMEGLRYLPYLSSDGWLVTNETPFINIPNYPESDKVMAEINKLPHKIVLNVDKVAKEVGSARVANIVLLGATIPFLGINYEKVQDSIREIFLRKGEAIVEMNLKALAAGKEIAEKLM
- a CDS encoding thiamine pyrophosphate-dependent enzyme; this translates as MSKQLLLGDEAIAQAALDAGLSGVYAYPGTPSTEITEYIQMAPITTEQNIHNRWCSNEKTAMEAALGMSFVGKRALVCMKHVGMNVAADCFVNSAITGVKGGLIVIAADDPSMHSSQNEQDSRFYGDFSLIPMYEPSNQQEAYDMVYNGFEFSEKLGEPILMRMVTRLAHSRSGVERKEQKPQNGISFSEDPRQFILLPGNARKRYKILLSCQDEFIKASEESPYNQYTDGPNKKLGIIACGIGYNYLMENYPEGCEYPVLKIGQYPLPKKQLYQLIESCDEILVLEDGQPFVEKQLKGYLGIGVKVKGRLDGTLSQDGELNPDSVARAVGKENKSEFGIPSLVEMRPPALCEGCGHRDMYIRLTEVLKEEYPSHKVFSDIGCYTLGANAPFNAINSCVDMGASITMAKGAADGGLYPAVAVIGDSTFTHSGMTGLLDCVNENANVTIIISDNETTAMTGGQDSAGTGRIEAICAGLGVEPAHIRVVVPLKKNYEEMKQIIREEIEYRGVSVIIPRRECIQTLARKKRSK
- the mltG gene encoding endolytic transglycosylase MltG, with the translated sequence MNKKKRNILLSILIGTFLLCAIAGGTVYYYLFAPQFHPSKTVYIYVDRDDTADSIYNKIKKFGHVNKLSGFHWMAKYKDFKQNIHTGRYAIRPNDNVYHVYSRFSRGYQEPVNLTIGSVRTLDRLARSVGKQLMIDSAEIASQLFDSSFQSRMGYTETTLPSLFIPETYQVYWDMSTEDFFKRMQREHERFWNNERLAQATAIGMTPEEVSTLASIVEEETNNNEEKPMVAGLYINRLQKDMPLQADPTVKFALQDFGLRRITNEHLKINSPYNTYINTGLPPGPIRIPSKKGIDSVLNYTKHNYIYMCAKEDFSGTHNFASNYADHMANARKYWKALNERKIFK
- a CDS encoding phenylacetate--CoA ligase gives rise to the protein MNTQYWEEELETMSREKLQELQLQRLKKTISIAANAPYYKEVFSIHGITADSIQSLDDIRKVPFTTKSDMRAHYPFGLVAGDMSNDGVRIHSSSGTTGNPTVIVHSQHDLDSWANLVARCLYAVGIRKTDVFQNSSGYGMFTGGLGFQYGAERLGCLTVPAAAGNSKRQIKFINDFKTTALHAIPSYAIRLAEVFQEEGLDPAKTTLKTLVIGAEPHTDEQRRKIERMLGVKAYNSFGMTEMNGPGVAFECQEQNGMHFWEDCYLVEIIDPETGEPMPEGEIGELVLTTLDREMMPLIRYRTRDLTRILPGKCPCGRTHIRIDRIKGRSDDMFIIKGVNIFPMQVEKILVQFPELGSNYLITLETLNNQDEMIVEVELSDLSTDNYIELEKIRKDITRQLKDEILVTPKVKLVKKGSLPQSEGKAVRVKDVRNNK
- a CDS encoding DNA/RNA non-specific endonuclease; protein product: MNRSKKGKKRKLFKKKSRFNYKLGCIIALIALIPIIYGVHLYCQQIRSSQKDEPQTSTSLQVLSSKELAIPISLTPQQEQIIRHTGYTVSYNKELKLPNWVSYELTREETKGKEKRNNRFIADPLVKGTIATNADYTRSGYDKGHMAPAADMKWSPQAMKESFYFSNMCPQHPQLNRRGWKNLEEKIRDWAIADSAIIIICGPIITKQPKTIGKNKVAVPQQYFKVVLSPFVKPMQAIGFLFNNRQALEPLSTYAVTVDSIERLTNMDFFASLPDEIENKIEAEENYFQWPN
- a CDS encoding epoxyqueuosine reductase QueH, whose amino-acid sequence is MKKKFQLEVPKGADKILLHTCCAPCSSAIIECLMQHNITPVIYYCNPNIYPLEEYNIRKDECTRYAQSLGLEIIDADYNHEVWRCQMTGMEQEPERGGRCLRCFKVRLLETARYAHEHGFSVITTTLASSRWKSLEQINEAGQYATANYPDVIYWEQNWRKGGLSERRIAIIKEYNFYNQQYCGCEFSMRKEE